In the Clostridium beijerinckii genome, one interval contains:
- a CDS encoding ATP-binding cassette domain-containing protein: MALLELRNINKYYRLKDNDKFHVLNDINLSFNAGELVSIIGESGSGKSTLMNLIGGLDSDFSGELLVNEKDIKKLRRKELDKYRKNEVGFIFQSFNLIGHLSVLDNVTIAMTLSNVRKKERLKRAKEILRDLGLENHINKKPSQLSGGQKQRVAIARALINNPKIIIADEPTGSLDSKTTIQVLEIMKDISRKGKLVIMVTHSERVASASSRIIKISDGEIIDDNKVIELDNEVNIEKQDNIGKQKQNLSLISSAKLALVNMKEKLPRNILVSVGGSIGIMSIILMLSLGNGVKSYFNKTMNNYVNPLVIEVNMPSEEDENINLDVTTVQKPDVNSTKPFEESDIDTLSKIENVSSVERGYSIISLGANSLVYNNKTNNLMNVSTISSNITAANVETGTLPKDGEVLINKALSDNLGKDIIGQKVNLRMLANQKILNRDFIVSGVYTTTSGDLTANMKSAFLNYADLEKLYSDDGYKLKPNVVYVNTTNSKYTPQIKQKVNELGYSQSSQEQMASMFNQMIDILTYVLSGIAAISLIVSAIMIIVVMYISVVERTKEIGIIKAIGARAKDIRRIFVSEAFLIGFFSGAIGLIGAYFIMRGINLMSNKLFAVSVVLIKREYAILGVTVSIVISTLAGLLPANKAARLDPVESLRRE; this comes from the coding sequence ATGGCTTTATTAGAGTTGAGAAATATTAATAAGTATTATAGATTAAAAGATAATGACAAATTTCATGTATTGAATGATATTAATCTATCTTTTAATGCTGGAGAATTAGTTTCTATTATAGGAGAGTCAGGTAGTGGTAAATCTACACTAATGAATTTAATTGGTGGATTAGATTCTGATTTTTCAGGAGAATTACTTGTAAATGAAAAAGATATTAAAAAGTTAAGAAGAAAAGAGCTTGATAAATATAGAAAAAATGAAGTTGGATTTATTTTTCAAAGTTTTAATTTAATTGGTCATCTATCTGTTTTAGATAATGTTACAATTGCAATGACACTATCTAATGTTAGAAAAAAAGAAAGATTAAAACGTGCAAAAGAAATATTAAGAGATTTAGGTTTAGAGAATCATATAAATAAGAAACCAAGTCAATTATCAGGTGGTCAGAAGCAAAGAGTTGCAATAGCTAGAGCTTTAATAAATAATCCTAAAATAATTATTGCTGATGAACCTACAGGTAGTCTAGATTCAAAAACTACAATTCAAGTTTTAGAAATAATGAAGGATATTTCTAGAAAGGGAAAGCTAGTAATTATGGTTACTCATTCTGAAAGAGTAGCATCTGCTTCAAGTAGAATAATTAAAATATCAGATGGAGAAATAATTGATGATAACAAGGTCATAGAATTAGATAATGAAGTTAATATAGAAAAACAAGATAATATTGGAAAGCAAAAGCAAAATCTTAGTTTAATATCATCTGCAAAATTAGCACTTGTTAATATGAAAGAAAAACTTCCTCGTAATATCCTTGTTTCTGTGGGAGGCAGTATAGGAATAATGAGCATAATTTTAATGCTGTCCTTAGGCAATGGAGTGAAATCTTATTTTAATAAGACCATGAATAATTATGTAAACCCATTAGTAATAGAAGTTAATATGCCTAGTGAAGAAGATGAGAATATAAATTTAGATGTAACAACAGTCCAGAAACCGGATGTTAATTCTACTAAACCATTTGAAGAAAGTGATATTGATACATTATCAAAAATAGAAAATGTATCTTCTGTGGAAAGAGGATATAGTATAATTTCTCTTGGAGCAAATTCATTAGTATACAATAATAAAACTAATAATTTGATGAATGTTTCAACAATATCTTCAAATATAACGGCGGCTAATGTTGAAACTGGAACATTACCTAAAGATGGGGAAGTATTAATTAATAAAGCATTAAGCGATAATTTGGGGAAAGATATTATCGGGCAAAAAGTGAATTTACGCATGCTTGCAAATCAAAAGATTTTAAATAGGGATTTTATTGTAAGTGGTGTTTATACAACAACAAGTGGAGATTTAACTGCAAATATGAAATCTGCTTTTTTAAATTATGCTGATTTAGAAAAGTTATATTCAGATGACGGCTATAAATTGAAGCCTAATGTGGTTTATGTTAACACAACAAATAGCAAATATACCCCTCAAATTAAACAAAAGGTTAATGAACTTGGTTATTCACAGTCATCTCAGGAACAAATGGCATCTATGTTTAATCAAATGATAGATATATTAACATATGTACTATCAGGAATTGCAGCAATATCTTTAATTGTATCAGCGATTATGATAATAGTTGTTATGTACATAAGTGTTGTAGAAAGAACTAAAGAAATAGGAATAATAAAAGCAATTGGAGCCAGAGCAAAAGACATACGTAGAATTTTTGTTTCAGAAGCTTTTTTAATAGGATTTTTTAGCGGCGCAATAGGTTTAATAGGTGCATATTTTATCATGAGAGGAATAAATCTCATGTCAAATAAACTATTTGCAGTAAGTGTGGTTTTAATAAAAAGAGAATACGCAATACTTGGAGTTACCGTAAGTATTGTAATAAGTACATTAGCAGGTTTACTACCAGCAAATAAAGCTGCAAGGTTGGATCCAGTAGAATCATTAAGGAGGGAGTAA
- a CDS encoding lipopolysaccharide biosynthesis protein, whose amino-acid sequence MREYSNLKSGIMITFISKYSNIFAQLIINSVLARLLMPADFGIIAVITVFISFFNMLGDMGIGPAIIQNKSLDENEISDIFKFSIIGSIVIAIGFYFFSYFIAYFYNDKIYIRLGGLLSFSVLFSICNIVPNAILYKAQKFKQVGIINIIVNVIVGTLTISLAFKGFSYYSLVFDSILKSLFIFVLCFMACKLKISKGYSYGSIKKIKNYSSFQFLFNFINYFTRNLDNILIGKFLGASTLGYYDKSYKLMLYPVQNLTNVITPVLHPVLSEYQNQKDIIYETYIKVIKVLAYLGIFISVYCFFSANEIIRIMYGTNWDASIPIFRILSVTIVIQMVLSSIGSIFQATGYVNKLFSTGVVSAIFTVSAIVTGIMNRSLIILSLGLVIAFILNFIQCFYVLITHVFEKSFISFLLQLKNILIIGVLMVGGYILISKIVINNMLVSAIFKFIIGTITYAIGLYITKEYRLLKKIILRK is encoded by the coding sequence ATGAGAGAGTATTCAAATTTAAAAAGTGGAATAATGATTACGTTCATATCTAAATATAGCAATATATTTGCACAGTTAATTATAAATTCAGTGTTAGCTAGGTTATTGATGCCAGCAGATTTTGGTATAATTGCAGTAATAACTGTATTTATATCATTTTTCAATATGCTTGGTGATATGGGGATAGGACCCGCTATAATACAAAATAAATCTTTAGATGAAAATGAGATTTCAGATATATTTAAGTTTTCGATAATTGGATCTATAGTTATAGCAATTGGATTTTACTTTTTTTCTTATTTTATAGCTTATTTTTATAATGATAAGATATATATAAGATTGGGAGGATTATTATCTTTTTCTGTGTTATTTTCTATATGTAATATAGTACCAAATGCTATATTATATAAAGCTCAAAAATTTAAACAAGTAGGAATAATAAATATAATTGTAAATGTAATAGTTGGAACTTTGACAATATCTCTTGCCTTTAAAGGATTCTCTTATTATTCATTAGTTTTTGATTCTATATTAAAAAGTTTATTTATTTTTGTATTGTGTTTTATGGCATGTAAATTAAAAATAAGTAAAGGTTATTCATATGGTTCTATAAAAAAGATAAAGAATTACTCAAGCTTTCAATTCCTATTTAATTTTATAAACTATTTTACGAGGAATTTAGATAACATATTAATTGGTAAGTTCTTGGGCGCATCAACTTTAGGGTATTATGATAAATCATATAAGCTTATGCTTTATCCAGTACAAAATTTAACAAACGTAATAACGCCTGTATTGCATCCAGTATTATCTGAATATCAGAATCAAAAGGATATAATTTATGAAACATATATAAAAGTTATAAAAGTTCTTGCTTATTTAGGAATTTTTATAAGCGTATATTGCTTCTTTTCTGCAAATGAAATAATACGCATAATGTATGGTACTAATTGGGATGCATCAATACCAATATTTAGAATATTATCAGTGACAATTGTGATACAAATGGTATTATCAAGTATTGGATCAATATTTCAAGCCACTGGGTATGTTAATAAATTATTTTCTACGGGAGTAGTATCAGCAATATTCACTGTAAGTGCAATAGTTACAGGGATAATGAATAGAAGTTTAATTATATTATCGTTAGGATTAGTTATAGCATTTATATTAAACTTTATCCAATGTTTCTATGTACTTATAACGCATGTATTTGAAAAAAGCTTTATTTCATTTTTATTACAATTAAAAAACATTCTTATTATCGGTGTATTAATGGTTGGAGGATATATATTAATAAGCAAAATAGTAATAAACAATATGTTAGTAAGTGCAATATTTAAATTTATTATTGGAACTATAACTTACGCTATAGGATTATACATAACAAAAGAATATAGACTATTGAAAAAGATAATTTTGAGAAAATAG
- a CDS encoding glycosyltransferase family 4 protein, with amino-acid sequence MKICFITTTIFNLGGVQRVVSVLASELSKNNKVDVICTDRTFKVNREMYNLNSNVSIKFNSGLLHKKFTNKVICKISREVNSITGILNNSVMSDLLLYGYCPNEVQDRFIKYLNTRNYDVIIGVEGYYSIVLGKISDKLIGKTIGWMHNSYDAYLNNKGKYYWKQDELFKRYIPKLNCNVVLTYDDKIKYEEKLGIDCKVIYNPLSFECNKKSSCDKKSIIFVGRLLEKQKGLDLLIEIFNIIHKKKSDWILKIVGEGPDRESLINHIEKYNLKNNVILLGQCDNVKDHYLESSIFVSTSRWEGFGLAITEAMECGLPVVAFDNSGPKEIISKPNINGVLVGDYNINKFADEIISLIENDEKRTSMSLESVKRAKDFKIDNIIKQWIQIIEK; translated from the coding sequence ATGAAAATATGTTTTATAACTACTACAATTTTTAATTTGGGAGGAGTTCAAAGAGTAGTATCTGTTTTAGCTAGTGAATTAAGTAAAAATAATAAAGTAGATGTAATTTGTACAGATAGAACTTTTAAAGTTAATAGAGAAATGTATAATTTGAATTCTAATGTAAGTATAAAGTTTAATTCGGGGCTGTTACATAAGAAGTTTACTAACAAAGTTATCTGTAAGATTTCTAGAGAGGTGAATTCTATAACTGGAATTTTAAACAATTCTGTTATGAGTGATTTATTGCTTTATGGATATTGTCCTAATGAAGTTCAAGACAGATTTATAAAGTATCTAAATACAAGAAATTATGATGTTATCATAGGTGTAGAAGGTTATTATAGTATAGTTCTTGGGAAAATAAGTGATAAGTTAATTGGTAAAACTATAGGATGGATGCATAATTCTTATGATGCGTACTTAAATAATAAAGGTAAATATTATTGGAAGCAAGACGAGTTGTTTAAAAGATATATACCAAAATTAAATTGCAATGTAGTTTTAACTTATGATGACAAGATTAAATATGAAGAAAAGTTAGGGATAGATTGTAAGGTGATTTATAACCCTTTAAGTTTTGAATGCAATAAAAAATCTTCGTGTGATAAAAAAAGTATAATTTTTGTTGGAAGATTGTTAGAGAAGCAAAAGGGTTTGGATCTTCTTATTGAAATTTTTAATATAATTCACAAAAAGAAAAGTGATTGGATTTTAAAAATAGTTGGAGAAGGTCCTGATAGAGAAAGTCTGATAAATCATATTGAAAAGTATAATCTAAAAAATAATGTAATATTGCTTGGTCAATGTGATAATGTTAAAGATCATTATTTGGAATCTTCAATTTTTGTTTCAACTTCAAGATGGGAAGGCTTTGGATTAGCTATCACAGAAGCAATGGAATGCGGATTGCCAGTAGTGGCTTTTGATAATTCTGGTCCTAAAGAAATAATAAGCAAGCCTAACATAAATGGAGTTTTAGTTGGGGATTATAATATTAACAAATTCGCTGATGAGATTATATCGTTAATAGAAAATGATGAGAAAAGAACAAGTATGTCATTAGAATCTGTAAAAAGAGCTAAAGATTTTAAGATAGATAATATTATTAAACAGTGGATTCAAATTATAGAAAAATAA
- a CDS encoding glycosyltransferase family 2 protein, translated as MISIIIPVYNVEEYIKECLDSLLMQTYKDLQILIVDDGSTDKTMDIVKDYEDKFEDFTILYQKNQGVSVARNTAFDYIKGEYTIYIDPDDFLELDMLENMYNRAEKVNVDIVISEYYVYYDEKDSRNYIEKYRVDPRKIYNNYEVMNLMLNYELQGQLWNKFFRTELLKQIKFKFEPHRYIQDAFPVFKAIHSSKGIAFIDKPLYYYRQRATSTVHKKNAKLAEDYYFAMSSIINYIEDKNIKVDKKSLNIFRIKVLSHFIAHYTNAHEGNNLKSFKKSKYDELSVKNKDFLFLKEISKDDKLKLFLWNCGLYPVLKKIKNR; from the coding sequence ATGATAAGTATTATTATTCCAGTTTATAATGTTGAAGAGTATATTAAAGAATGTTTAGATAGTCTTTTAATGCAGACGTATAAAGATTTGCAAATATTGATTGTTGATGATGGATCAACAGACAAAACTATGGATATAGTTAAAGATTATGAAGATAAATTTGAAGACTTCACTATATTGTATCAAAAAAATCAAGGTGTATCTGTTGCTAGAAACACAGCATTTGATTATATAAAAGGTGAATATACTATATATATTGATCCAGATGATTTTTTAGAATTAGATATGCTTGAGAATATGTATAATAGAGCAGAAAAAGTTAATGTTGACATAGTAATAAGTGAATATTACGTATATTATGATGAAAAAGATAGCAGAAACTATATTGAGAAATATAGAGTAGATCCAAGAAAAATATATAACAATTATGAGGTTATGAACCTTATGTTGAATTATGAATTGCAAGGTCAACTATGGAATAAGTTTTTTAGAACTGAATTATTAAAACAGATTAAGTTTAAGTTTGAACCTCATAGATATATTCAGGATGCATTTCCAGTTTTTAAAGCAATACATTCTAGCAAGGGAATAGCTTTTATAGATAAACCATTGTATTACTATAGACAAAGAGCAACATCAACAGTTCATAAGAAAAATGCTAAGCTCGCAGAAGATTACTATTTTGCTATGAGCAGTATTATAAATTATATAGAAGATAAAAATATAAAAGTAGATAAGAAAAGCTTAAACATTTTTAGAATCAAAGTATTATCTCATTTTATAGCCCATTATACTAATGCACATGAGGGGAATAATCTAAAAAGTTTTAAGAAAAGTAAATATGATGAATTAAGTGTGAAAAATAAAGATTTTTTATTTTTAAAGGAAATATCTAAAGACGATAAGTTAAAGCTATTTTTATGGAATTGCGGTTTATATCCAGTTTTGAAGAAAATAAAAAATAGGTAA
- a CDS encoding glycosyltransferase family 1 protein: MENKTLRVLQVVDSLGAGGIQAFILNINRNMHLNKVKFDYVVYKNKEETEFYDESVEKMGGQIICLEKNNGIKRLKSFIDLYRLQKDKKYSVVHIHGDRAKSFFEAVVFKICKTPTIIMHSHNDRISRDKRFYHLHLGIQNIIRSLWKYVVNYEFACSTNAAQWMFSKEDVRDEKAKVINNGIDEKKFIYNEGIRKEYRRKLNLEDKFVLTHVGRFSYQKNHDFLIDIFNSVNKQYSNSVLLLIGEGELKEKIEDKVRSLNLEDKVIFYGLCNEIHNILQASDIFVFPSHYEGLPVVGIEVQAAALMAVASDAISNEIKITHYWKSVSLDSPPEEWAKIILKYKDGYSRKDTSEDIMKSGFSARAISRNLENLYMNADNNQKSGNK; the protein is encoded by the coding sequence ATGGAAAATAAAACGTTAAGAGTTCTCCAAGTTGTGGATTCATTAGGAGCTGGAGGAATTCAAGCCTTTATATTAAATATAAATAGAAATATGCATTTAAATAAAGTTAAGTTTGATTATGTAGTATATAAGAATAAAGAAGAAACTGAATTCTATGATGAAAGTGTTGAGAAAATGGGTGGACAAATAATATGTTTAGAAAAAAATAATGGGATTAAAAGGCTGAAATCTTTTATAGATTTATATAGATTGCAAAAAGATAAAAAATACTCAGTAGTACATATACACGGCGATCGTGCAAAAAGCTTTTTTGAAGCAGTTGTTTTTAAAATATGTAAAACACCTACAATTATTATGCATTCACATAATGATAGAATAAGTAGAGATAAGAGGTTTTATCATTTACATTTAGGAATACAGAACATTATAAGAAGTCTTTGGAAATATGTAGTTAATTATGAATTTGCATGCTCAACTAATGCGGCACAATGGATGTTCTCTAAGGAAGATGTAAGAGATGAAAAGGCTAAGGTTATAAATAATGGTATTGATGAAAAAAAGTTTATTTATAATGAAGGGATAAGAAAAGAATATAGAAGAAAATTAAATTTGGAAGACAAATTTGTATTAACTCATGTAGGGCGCTTTAGCTATCAAAAAAACCATGATTTCTTAATAGATATTTTTAATTCTGTGAATAAGCAATATAGTAATTCAGTGCTATTGCTAATTGGAGAGGGAGAATTAAAAGAAAAGATTGAGGATAAGGTTAGATCACTGAATTTAGAGGATAAAGTAATATTTTATGGACTTTGTAATGAAATTCATAACATTCTACAAGCGTCGGATATATTTGTTTTTCCATCTCATTATGAGGGTCTTCCAGTGGTTGGGATAGAAGTTCAAGCAGCAGCATTGATGGCTGTAGCCTCTGATGCTATAAGTAATGAAATAAAGATAACTCATTATTGGAAATCTGTTTCTTTAGATAGTCCACCAGAGGAATGGGCAAAGATAATTCTGAAATATAAAGATGGATATAGTAGAAAGGATACCTCTGAAGATATTATGAAGTCAGGTTTTAGCGCTAGAGCAATATCAAGAAACTTGGAAAACTTATATATGAATGCTGATAATAATCAAAAAAGTGGTAATAAATAA
- a CDS encoding acyltransferase, giving the protein MMIGKGIKYLRSLMRIIVLKIRYSNRIEFKIKNLKSLYIGKGVKIRISKGNVLSLGNNVYIEDYCSFECINGSIYVGENTFFNTNNKVVSLEKISIGSDCLFGPNIGIFDHDHRYDISDKPIISQGYNTKEINIGNNIWIGCNSTITRGVNICDKVIVAANSVVTKNIVNKGVYGGVPVKLIKEL; this is encoded by the coding sequence ATGATGATTGGAAAAGGCATTAAGTATTTAAGATCATTAATGAGAATTATTGTATTAAAAATAAGATATAGTAATAGAATTGAGTTTAAAATTAAGAATTTAAAATCACTTTATATAGGTAAAGGTGTAAAAATAAGAATAAGTAAAGGAAATGTATTATCTCTTGGCAATAATGTTTATATCGAAGATTATTGCAGCTTCGAATGTATAAATGGAAGTATTTATGTTGGAGAGAATACATTTTTTAATACTAATAATAAAGTAGTATCTTTAGAAAAAATAAGTATCGGATCAGATTGTCTATTTGGACCTAATATAGGGATTTTTGATCATGACCATCGCTATGATATTAGCGATAAGCCAATAATATCTCAAGGATATAATACTAAAGAAATAAATATAGGTAATAATATTTGGATTGGATGCAATTCTACTATTACACGTGGGGTAAATATATGCGACAAAGTGATTGTCGCTGCCAATTCAGTTGTAACTAAAAACATTGTTAATAAAGGGGTTTACGGTGGAGTTCCTGTTAAACTTATTAAAGAACTGTAA
- a CDS encoding glycosyltransferase produces the protein MNILYLNRGMGLGGVEKCIIQLCKLFNSSNKVIVASMGGELTKDLEKMGVKHYNILNTDSKNPDIILNNLIAIYKMVKKENIDIIHSHHRMTTLLAKLISKITKVKVIHTQHLCIEDKFKLTNVSLKGIKTITVSEAAKRILIEKAGLEEKNIKTIYNTVETEHDSKEVDDKLLELKKKGYFIAAQVSRIVDYKGIYDFISIAKSTALENEKIKFVLIGDGPELSNIKELIRKEQLEDYIYPLGAKDNIIEYLKYIDVLLLCSYIEGLPLTPLEAFSQGVPVVATNIDGTNEEIENGYNGYLVEAKDIESFKEKILELYEDEEKYSYMKGNCFEIFNTKFNKEIYFKLHLKEYKEILSHERK, from the coding sequence ATGAATATATTATATCTTAACAGAGGTATGGGCCTTGGAGGAGTTGAGAAATGTATTATTCAACTATGTAAGTTATTCAATAGCAGTAACAAAGTTATAGTTGCAAGTATGGGCGGTGAATTAACTAAGGATTTAGAAAAAATGGGAGTTAAACACTACAATATTTTAAATACAGATTCCAAGAATCCCGATATTATATTAAATAACTTAATAGCCATATATAAGATGGTGAAAAAGGAAAATATAGATATAATTCATAGTCATCATAGAATGACAACATTATTAGCTAAATTAATATCGAAAATTACTAAAGTTAAAGTAATACATACTCAACATTTATGTATAGAAGATAAGTTTAAGTTAACGAATGTATCTTTAAAAGGCATTAAAACAATAACTGTAAGTGAAGCAGCTAAAAGAATTTTAATTGAAAAGGCTGGTTTAGAAGAAAAGAATATAAAAACTATATATAATACTGTAGAAACTGAGCATGATAGTAAAGAAGTTGATGATAAGCTTTTAGAGCTAAAGAAAAAAGGATACTTTATAGCAGCTCAGGTAAGTAGAATAGTAGATTACAAAGGAATCTATGATTTTATTTCTATCGCAAAAAGTACTGCATTAGAAAATGAAAAAATAAAGTTTGTATTAATAGGTGATGGACCAGAGCTAAGTAATATTAAAGAACTTATAAGGAAAGAGCAACTAGAAGATTATATTTATCCGCTAGGGGCTAAGGATAACATTATAGAATATCTAAAATATATAGATGTATTATTACTATGTTCCTATATAGAAGGTTTACCTCTAACTCCACTAGAAGCATTTTCACAAGGGGTTCCAGTTGTAGCTACCAATATAGATGGAACAAATGAAGAAATAGAAAACGGATATAATGGGTATTTAGTAGAGGCTAAAGATATTGAAAGCTTTAAAGAAAAAATACTTGAATTATATGAAGATGAAGAAAAATATTCTTATATGAAGGGTAATTGCTTTGAAATTTTCAATACTAAATTCAATAAAGAGATATATTTTAAATTACATCTTAAAGAATATAAAGAAATTTTAAGCCATGAAAGAAAATAA
- the pssE gene encoding PssE/Cps14G family polysaccharide biosynthesis glycosyltransferase, with amino-acid sequence MIFVTVGTHEQGMERLFIQLDKLIESGDIKEEVFAQIGYCNYEPKNYEYKKMIGYDEMDEYVRKSDIIITHGGPGSIFHPLQYNKVPIVVPRDPEFDEHVDDHQILFTKRLDKNSKIIGVYDIEDLCSVISNYKELSAKCNTYSSNKNDFIRKFDNVIGQIM; translated from the coding sequence TTGATATTCGTAACAGTAGGAACACATGAACAAGGCATGGAAAGATTATTTATCCAATTGGATAAATTAATTGAAAGTGGAGATATTAAAGAAGAAGTATTTGCTCAAATTGGGTACTGTAATTATGAGCCTAAAAATTATGAATACAAGAAAATGATTGGATATGATGAAATGGATGAATATGTGAGAAAAAGTGATATAATCATAACTCACGGAGGACCAGGAAGTATATTTCATCCTCTCCAATATAATAAGGTTCCAATTGTAGTGCCAAGAGATCCAGAGTTTGATGAACATGTTGATGATCATCAAATACTTTTTACCAAAAGATTAGATAAAAATTCAAAGATCATTGGAGTATATGATATAGAAGATTTATGTAGCGTAATAAGTAATTATAAAGAATTATCGGCAAAATGTAATACATATAGTTCTAATAAAAATGACTTCATTAGAAAGTTTGATAATGTAATCGGCCAGATAATGTAG
- the pssD gene encoding PssD/Cps14F family polysaccharide biosynthesis glycosyltransferase, with translation MKVCFITSSGGHLTHLIQLKEWWKDKERFWVTFEKEDSKSILKDEKKYWCYFPTNRNIKNLIKNTFLSIKILLKEKPDLIVSTGAAPAIPFFYIGKLFGAKVVYIEVYDRIEKPTITGKIVYPISDLFILQWEEQKKFYPRGQVLEGLF, from the coding sequence ATGAAGGTATGTTTTATAACATCAAGTGGTGGTCACTTAACTCATTTAATCCAATTAAAAGAGTGGTGGAAAGATAAGGAGAGATTTTGGGTAACCTTTGAAAAGGAAGATTCTAAATCAATACTTAAAGATGAAAAAAAATATTGGTGCTACTTTCCTACAAATAGAAATATAAAAAATTTAATCAAAAATACATTTTTATCAATAAAAATATTACTTAAAGAAAAACCAGATCTTATTGTCAGCACTGGTGCAGCACCCGCAATTCCATTTTTCTATATTGGGAAATTATTCGGTGCAAAAGTTGTTTATATTGAAGTGTATGATAGGATAGAAAAACCAACTATAACGGGGAAGATAGTCTATCCTATAAGCGATTTATTTATATTACAATGGGAAGAACAAAAGAAGTTTTACCCAAGAGGACAAGTATTGGAGGGATTATTTTGA
- a CDS encoding UDP-glucose dehydrogenase family protein: MKIVVAGTGYVGLVTGACLSEIGHNVTCVDIDKSKVEMMKQGISPIYEPGLDELLKRNHDEGRLDFTIDYKNAYKDADLIFIGVGTPEREDGSANLDYVFNVCRQIAENAERDCLVVVKSTVPIGTNDRIEEFLKENVKNNIQIEVASNPEFLAQGTAVVDTLYAKRIVIGVESKKAEELLKEVYEGYNQPIVVTNRRSAEMVKYASNDFLALKISFMNEIANFCEMVGADVEDVAKGMSFDPRIGDKFLNAGIGYGGSCFPKDTKALHWLANDNGYELKTIKATIEVNENQKYKLFRQAKNKFGSLRGLKVAVLGLTFKPGTDDLREAPSIPNVRRLLDEGAEIIAYDPVGVENFKKVYPSGITYVSTPEEALKYADMTFIFTEWNEIKSLDLSVYEKLMYTPIIFDGRNCYKIKEAKERQIDYYSIGRKSVLNLEEKALSKIKTAMVI; this comes from the coding sequence ATGAAAATAGTAGTAGCAGGAACAGGATACGTAGGTTTAGTTACTGGAGCATGTCTTTCGGAAATTGGACATAATGTAACTTGCGTTGATATAGATAAAAGTAAAGTTGAAATGATGAAACAAGGAATTTCACCAATATATGAACCAGGATTAGATGAACTTTTAAAAAGAAATCACGATGAAGGTAGATTAGATTTTACAATAGATTATAAAAATGCTTATAAAGATGCTGATTTGATATTCATAGGGGTTGGAACTCCGGAAAGAGAAGATGGATCAGCAAATTTAGATTATGTGTTTAATGTATGTAGACAAATTGCTGAAAATGCTGAAAGAGATTGTTTAGTAGTGGTTAAATCAACAGTACCAATAGGAACTAATGATAGAATTGAAGAGTTTTTAAAGGAAAATGTTAAAAATAATATTCAAATAGAAGTAGCGTCAAACCCAGAATTTTTAGCGCAAGGAACCGCAGTTGTCGATACTTTATATGCAAAGAGAATTGTAATAGGAGTTGAATCTAAAAAAGCGGAAGAACTTTTAAAAGAGGTTTATGAAGGCTATAATCAACCAATTGTTGTTACGAATAGAAGAAGTGCAGAAATGGTTAAATACGCATCAAACGACTTTTTAGCACTTAAGATATCATTTATGAATGAAATAGCAAACTTCTGCGAAATGGTTGGAGCAGATGTTGAAGATGTAGCTAAAGGAATGAGTTTTGATCCAAGAATAGGTGATAAATTCTTAAATGCTGGAATCGGATATGGCGGATCATGTTTTCCTAAGGATACAAAAGCACTTCATTGGCTTGCAAATGATAATGGATATGAATTAAAAACAATAAAAGCAACAATAGAAGTAAATGAAAATCAAAAATATAAATTATTTAGACAAGCTAAGAATAAATTTGGAAGTTTAAGAGGATTAAAAGTGGCTGTGCTTGGATTAACATTTAAGCCTGGAACAGATGATTTAAGAGAAGCTCCATCTATACCAAATGTAAGAAGATTATTAGATGAAGGTGCTGAAATAATTGCATATGATCCAGTTGGAGTTGAGAATTTCAAAAAAGTATATCCAAGTGGAATAACATATGTAAGTACTCCAGAAGAAGCTTTAAAGTATGCAGATATGACATTCATATTTACAGAGTGGAATGAAATTAAATCTTTAGATCTAAGTGTATATGAAAAGCTTATGTATACTCCAATTATATTTGACGGTAGAAATTGTTATAAAATTAAAGAGGCTAAGGAAAGACAAATAGATTATTATTCAATTGGAAGAAAATCTGTATTGAATTTAGAAGAAAAAGCTTTAAGTAAAATAAAAACAGCAATGGTAATATAG